A region of Arabidopsis thaliana chromosome 5, partial sequence DNA encodes the following proteins:
- the VIP4 gene encoding leo1-like family protein (VERNALIZATION INDEPENDENCE 4 (VIP4); INVOLVED IN: negative regulation of flower development, vernalization response; LOCATED IN: cytosol; EXPRESSED IN: 24 plant structures; EXPRESSED DURING: 13 growth stages; CONTAINS InterPro DOMAIN/s: Leo1-like protein (InterPro:IPR007149); Has 69096 Blast hits to 31991 proteins in 1682 species: Archae - 184; Bacteria - 8816; Metazoa - 27909; Fungi - 8257; Plants - 3470; Viruses - 882; Other Eukaryotes - 19578 (source: NCBI BLink).), with the protein MVKGEKRSEMMLNLFGDNSEEEEIESEHECNRRQPNYASDEAEGGVEPEGEGEAEVEVHGEAEAESDGEQGDVELDPGESEGEREQSSQEADPQEESEARDSDSDNKEEEHGGRVAKKRRQEVVESGSERSGEKHYESEDEEVDQTRSPRSPSEEKEEVQVAQSDVNIRNVFGSSDDEDAEEYVRNDVEQDEHRSPIEDEEGSEKDLRPDDMVLDDIIPEEDPQYESEAEHVEARYRERPVGPPLEVEVPFRPPPGDPVKMNMIKVSNIMGIDPKPFDAKTFVEEDTFMTDEPGAKNRIRLDNNIVRHRFVKSRDGKTYSESNARFVRWSDGSLQLLIGNEVLNITEQDAKEDQNHLFIKHEKGILQSQGRILKKMRFTPSSLTSNSHRLLTAIVESRQKKAFKVKNCVTDIDPEREKEKREKAESQNLKASTKLSQAREKIKRKYPLPVERRQLSTGYLEDALDEDDEDYRSNRGYEEDLEAEAQRERRILNAKKSHKGIPGRSSMTSARPSRRQMEYSESEREESEYETEEEEEEKSPARGRGKDSEDEYEEDAEEDEEERGKSNRYSDEDEEEEEGGRAEKDHRGSGRKRKGIESDEEESPPRKAPTHRRKAVIDDSDED; encoded by the exons ATGGTTAAAGGAGAAAAGAGATCCGAGATGATGCTTAATCTGTTCGGAGATAATtccgaggaagaagagatcgaATCCGAACATGAATGCAATCGTCGTCAGCCTAACTACGCTTCC GATGAGGCTGAGGGCGGGGTGGAGCCTGAAGGAGAAGGTGAAGCTGAGGTTGAAGTTCACGGAGAAGCTGAAGCTGAGTCTGACGGGGAACAGGGAGATGTAGAACTTGATCCTGGAGAAAGTGAGGGTGAGAGGGAGCAAAGTTCACAGGAGGCTGATCCACAAGAGGAAAGTGAAGCAAGAGATAGTGATAGtgataacaaagaagaagaacatgggGGTAGAGTAGCCAAAAAGAGGAGACAGGAGGTTGTTGAGAGCGGATCAGAGAGGTCTGGTGAAAAGCATTATGAGTCTGAAGATGAAGAGGTTGATCAGACTAGGAGTCCAAG ATCACCTAgtgaggagaaggaagaggtTCAAGTTGCACAGTCAGACGTAAATATTCGTAATGTTTTCGGATCTTCGGATGATGAAGACGCAGAAGAATATGTTCGGAATGACGTTGAGCAGGATGAACAT AGATCGCCAATCGAAGATGAAGAGGGCTCTGAGAAGGATCTGAGACCCGATGATATGGTGCTTGATGATATAATCCCTGAAGAAGATCCTCAATACGAGTCAGAAGCTGAACATGTTGAAGCTAGGTACAGGGAGAGGCCAGTTGGTCCCCCTTTGGAAGTGGAGGTTCCTTTCCGCCCTCCTCCAGGTGACCCCGTTAAG ATGAACATGATAAAAGTTTCCAATATCATGGGGATTGATCCAAAGCCTTTTGATGCCAAAACATTCGTTGAAGAAGACACATTCATGACAGATGAACCCGGAGCAAAGAATCGTATCCGTTTGGACAATAATATTGTTCGCCATAGGTTTGTTAAGAGTCGAGATGGCAAAACATAT AGTGAAAGTAATGCTCGGTTTGTAAGGTGGTCAGATGGAAGCTTACAGCTATTGATAGGAAACGAAGTTCTTAACATAACTGAACAAGATGCAAAAGAAGACCAGAATCACCTCTTTATCAAACATGAAAAG GGTATCCTTCAATCACAAGGaagaattttgaagaaaatgagaTTTACCCCATCATCGCTGACGTCAAATTCCCATAGGCTCTTGACTGCCATTGTTGAATCGAGGCAGAAGAAGGCCTTCAAAGTTAAGAACTGTGTCACTGACATTGACCCTGAGagggagaaggagaagagagaaaag GCGGAAAGCCAAAACCTCAAGGCTAGTACAAAGCTGAGTCAGGCGAGGGAGAAAATCAAGCGCAAGTATCCACTTCCTGTTGAAAGGAGACAACTTTCCACTGGCTACTTGGAAGATGCTCTTGATGAG GATGACGAGGATTACCGCTCAAACCGTGGCTATGAGGAAGATCTCGAAGCTGAAGCGCAACGGGAACGCCGGATTCTAAACGCCAAGAag AGCCACAAAGGCATTCCGGGGAGGTCTTCAATGACTTCGGCCAGACCGTCAAGACGTCAAATGGAGTATTctgagagtgagagagaggaATCAGAATATGAgacggaagaagaagaggaagaaaagtcACCGGCCCGTGGAAGGGGCAAGGATTCAGAAGATGAATATGAGGAAgatgcagaagaagatgaagaggaacgAGGAAAATCTAACAGATACtcagatgaagatgaagaagaggaagag GGAGGTAGGGCAGAGAAGGATCACCGTGGAAGTGGCCGGAAAAGGAAAGGGATTGAGTCTGACGAGGAGGAGTCTCCGCCTAGAAAAGCTCCGACTCATCGTCGTAAGGCCGTGATTGATGACAGTGACGAAGATTAA
- the AACT1 gene encoding anthocyanin 5-aromatic acyltransferase 1 (anthocyanin 5-aromatic acyltransferase 1 (AACT1); FUNCTIONS IN: transferase activity, transferring acyl groups other than amino-acyl groups, transferase activity; INVOLVED IN: biological_process unknown; LOCATED IN: cellular_component unknown; EXPRESSED IN: stem, leaf; EXPRESSED DURING: LP.04 four leaves visible; CONTAINS InterPro DOMAIN/s: Transferase (InterPro:IPR003480); BEST Arabidopsis thaliana protein match is: HXXXD-type acyl-transferase family protein (TAIR:AT3G29680.1); Has 1807 Blast hits to 1807 proteins in 277 species: Archae - 0; Bacteria - 0; Metazoa - 736; Fungi - 347; Plants - 385; Viruses - 0; Other Eukaryotes - 339 (source: NCBI BLink).) — protein sequence MALKVIKISRVSPATASVDPLIVPLSFFDLQWLKLNPTEQVFFYKLTESSSSRDVFYSSILPKLERSLSLILTHFRLFTGHLKWDSQDPKPHLVVLSGDTLSLTVAETDADFSRISGRGLRPELELRPLIPELPIYSDSGAVVSLQVTLFPKQGFCIGTTAHHVVLDGKTAEKFNKAWAHTCKHGTIPKILPTVLDRSVVNVPAGLEQKMLELLPYLTEDDKENGRTLKLPPVKEINAKDNVLRITIEISPENIEKLKERAKKESTRAELHLSTFVVTFAHVWTCMVKARSGDPNRPVRFMYAADFRNRLEPPVPVTYFGTCVLAMDFYKYKAKEFMGEDGFVNTVEILSDSVKRLASQGVESTWKVYEEGTKTMKWGTQLLVVNGSNQIGMYETDFGWGRPIHTETMSIYKNDEFSMSKRRDGIGGVEIGISLKKLEMDTFLSLFYKWIGN from the coding sequence ATGGCGTTAAAGGTGATCAAGATCTCCCGAGTCAGCCCTGCAACCGCCTCCGTCGACCCGCTCATTGTCCCACTCTCGTTCTTTGATTTACAGTGGCTTAAACTCAACCCTACCGAGCAAGTCTTCTTTTACAAACTCAccgaatcatcatcatctcgcGACGTTTTCTACTCCTCCATCCTCCCCAAGCTCGAGCGATCTCTTTCACTCATCCTCACTCACTTTCGCCTATTCACGGGTCACCTTAAGTGGGATTCACAAGATCCAAAGCCGCATTTAGTTGTTCTCTCAGGAGACACACTCTCTCTCACAGTGGCTGAGACTGATGCGGATTTCTCACGTATCTCTGGCAGAGGGCTTCGTCCAGAGCTAGAGTTACGCCCTCTAATACCCGAGCTACCGATTTATTCTGACTCGGGGGCTGTTGTATCTCTGCAAGTCACTTTGTTCCCGAAACAAGGCTTCTGCATTGGAACCACAGCCCACCATGTCGTCTTGGACGGCAAAACGGCTGAAAAATTTAACAAAGCATGGGCTCACACTTGTAAACATGGCACCATACCGAAAATTCTACCAACGGTTTTAGATCGTTCTGTCGTCAATGTTCCAGCCGGACTTGAACAAAAGATGCTCGAACTTCTGCCGTATCTTACGGAGGACGACAAAGAGAACGGAAGAACCCTAAAGCTACCTCCAGTCAAAGAGATTAACGCTAAAGACAACGTCCTCCGAATCACCATCGAGATAAGTCCTGAAAACATTGAGAAACTCAAGGAGAGAGCCAAGAAAGAGTCAACACGCGCTGAGCTTCACTTGTCAACGTTCGTAGTCACGTTCGCCCATGTGTGGACATGCATGGTGAAGGCACGTAGTGGTGACCCAAACCGACCGGTTCGTTTCATGTACGCTGCTGATTTTAGGAACCGGTTAGAACCACCAGTCCCTGTGACATACTTCGGGACTTGTGTCTTAGCCATGGATTTCTATAAATACAAAGCTAAGGAGTTTATGGGAGAAGATGGATTTGTCAACACCGTCGAGATTCTCAGTGATTCGGTCAAACGTTTGGCTTCACAAGGGGTAGAGTCAACTTGGAAAGTGTATGAGGAAGGAACAAAGACAATGAAATGGGGTACACAGTTGTTGGTCGTAAACGGGTCGAACCAGATTGGGATGTACGAAACGGACTTCGGGTGGGGAAGACCCATTCACACTGAGACAATGTCTATCTACAAGAACGATGAGTTCTCTATGTCCAAGAGGAGAGATGGTATCGGTGGCGTCGAGATTGGCATCTCTTTGAAGAAACTTGAGATGGATACTTTTCTGTCTTTATTTTACAAATGGATTGGAAACTGA
- the VIP4 gene encoding leo1-like family protein (VERNALIZATION INDEPENDENCE 4 (VIP4); INVOLVED IN: negative regulation of flower development, vernalization response; LOCATED IN: cytosol; EXPRESSED IN: 24 plant structures; EXPRESSED DURING: 13 growth stages; CONTAINS InterPro DOMAIN/s: Leo1-like protein (InterPro:IPR007149); Has 65962 Blast hits to 30671 proteins in 1602 species: Archae - 182; Bacteria - 8432; Metazoa - 26538; Fungi - 7901; Plants - 3149; Viruses - 848; Other Eukaryotes - 18912 (source: NCBI BLink).) — MVKGEKRSEMMLNLFGDNSEEEEIESEHECNRRQPNYASDEAEGGVEPEGEGEAEVEVHGEAEAESDGEQGDVELDPGESEGEREQSSQEADPQEESEARDSDSDNKEEEHGGRVAKKRRQEVVESGSERSGEKHYESEDEEVDQTRSPRSPSEEKEEVQVAQSDVNIRNVFGSSDDEDAEEYVRNDVEQDEHRSPIEDEEGSEKDLRPDDMVLDDIIPEEDPQYESEAEHVEARYRERPVGPPLEVEVPFRPPPGDPVKMNMIKVSNIMGIDPKPFDAKTFVEEDTFMTDEPGAKNRIRLDNNIVRHRFVKSRDGKTYSESNARFVRWSDGSLQLLIGNEVLNITEQDAKEDQNHLFIKHEKGILQSQGRILKKMRFTPSSLTSNSHRLLTAIVESRQKKAFKVKNCVTDIDPEREKEKREKAESQNLKASTKLSQAREKIKRKYPLPVERRQLSTGYLEDALDEDDEDYRSNRGYEEDLEAEAQRERRILNAKKSHKGIPGRSSMTSARPSRRQMEYSESEREESEYETEEEEEEKSPARGRGKDSEDEYEEDAEEDEEERGKSNRYSDEDEEEEEVAGGRAEKDHRGSGRKRKGIESDEEESPPRKAPTHRRKAVIDDSDED; from the exons ATGGTTAAAGGAGAAAAGAGATCCGAGATGATGCTTAATCTGTTCGGAGATAATtccgaggaagaagagatcgaATCCGAACATGAATGCAATCGTCGTCAGCCTAACTACGCTTCC GATGAGGCTGAGGGCGGGGTGGAGCCTGAAGGAGAAGGTGAAGCTGAGGTTGAAGTTCACGGAGAAGCTGAAGCTGAGTCTGACGGGGAACAGGGAGATGTAGAACTTGATCCTGGAGAAAGTGAGGGTGAGAGGGAGCAAAGTTCACAGGAGGCTGATCCACAAGAGGAAAGTGAAGCAAGAGATAGTGATAGtgataacaaagaagaagaacatgggGGTAGAGTAGCCAAAAAGAGGAGACAGGAGGTTGTTGAGAGCGGATCAGAGAGGTCTGGTGAAAAGCATTATGAGTCTGAAGATGAAGAGGTTGATCAGACTAGGAGTCCAAG ATCACCTAgtgaggagaaggaagaggtTCAAGTTGCACAGTCAGACGTAAATATTCGTAATGTTTTCGGATCTTCGGATGATGAAGACGCAGAAGAATATGTTCGGAATGACGTTGAGCAGGATGAACAT AGATCGCCAATCGAAGATGAAGAGGGCTCTGAGAAGGATCTGAGACCCGATGATATGGTGCTTGATGATATAATCCCTGAAGAAGATCCTCAATACGAGTCAGAAGCTGAACATGTTGAAGCTAGGTACAGGGAGAGGCCAGTTGGTCCCCCTTTGGAAGTGGAGGTTCCTTTCCGCCCTCCTCCAGGTGACCCCGTTAAG ATGAACATGATAAAAGTTTCCAATATCATGGGGATTGATCCAAAGCCTTTTGATGCCAAAACATTCGTTGAAGAAGACACATTCATGACAGATGAACCCGGAGCAAAGAATCGTATCCGTTTGGACAATAATATTGTTCGCCATAGGTTTGTTAAGAGTCGAGATGGCAAAACATAT AGTGAAAGTAATGCTCGGTTTGTAAGGTGGTCAGATGGAAGCTTACAGCTATTGATAGGAAACGAAGTTCTTAACATAACTGAACAAGATGCAAAAGAAGACCAGAATCACCTCTTTATCAAACATGAAAAG GGTATCCTTCAATCACAAGGaagaattttgaagaaaatgagaTTTACCCCATCATCGCTGACGTCAAATTCCCATAGGCTCTTGACTGCCATTGTTGAATCGAGGCAGAAGAAGGCCTTCAAAGTTAAGAACTGTGTCACTGACATTGACCCTGAGagggagaaggagaagagagaaaag GCGGAAAGCCAAAACCTCAAGGCTAGTACAAAGCTGAGTCAGGCGAGGGAGAAAATCAAGCGCAAGTATCCACTTCCTGTTGAAAGGAGACAACTTTCCACTGGCTACTTGGAAGATGCTCTTGATGAG GATGACGAGGATTACCGCTCAAACCGTGGCTATGAGGAAGATCTCGAAGCTGAAGCGCAACGGGAACGCCGGATTCTAAACGCCAAGAag AGCCACAAAGGCATTCCGGGGAGGTCTTCAATGACTTCGGCCAGACCGTCAAGACGTCAAATGGAGTATTctgagagtgagagagaggaATCAGAATATGAgacggaagaagaagaggaagaaaagtcACCGGCCCGTGGAAGGGGCAAGGATTCAGAAGATGAATATGAGGAAgatgcagaagaagatgaagaggaacgAGGAAAATCTAACAGATACtcagatgaagatgaagaagaggaagaggttGCG GGAGGTAGGGCAGAGAAGGATCACCGTGGAAGTGGCCGGAAAAGGAAAGGGATTGAGTCTGACGAGGAGGAGTCTCCGCCTAGAAAAGCTCCGACTCATCGTCGTAAGGCCGTGATTGATGACAGTGACGAAGATTAA